In the Bacillus sp. HSf4 genome, ATGAACGGCTCCCGCGTTCACCCTGCCATGAAGAAGGTTCGCTTGTTGATGAGAAACTTTTCCTGCCTTTTGCAAGCACCCCATTTTTCGTCAAAATGAAGACTTGAAACGCCTATACATTTCCTGCGACAAACACCTCATTTGATCGTCACACCCTTTTCAAACGGCTTTGCCATAAGAAGCGGATGCTTTCTCAATTCAGTGGATGAAAGAAATTTCTAAGCTGACACGTTTCTTACTCAAGACTCGTCTTTGACAAACACCTCATTTGCCAGAGTGATCAGCTGCCCCTTCTTCATCACTTAGATTGTCCTGAACCGTTTTCGATTATTCGTTTTTCTTTCAGACTGAAAAAAGCCGGAGGGAAAACGTTTTAAAAGCCTCCTTGTTTTTGGTACTATTAAGAAAAATGAGTGGAAAGGAACGAACGTATGTCACTACTGACTGTTAAGGATCTGACTGGAGGATATACAAGAAATCCGGTGCTCCGCAATATTTCATTTTCGATTGAACGGGAGCAGATCGTCGGATTGATCGGCTTGAACGGGGCGGGGAAAAGCACGACGATCCGCCATATTATCGGACTGATGGAGCCGCACAAAGGCTCTGTTGAGCTGAACGGCAAGACATTCATGGAAGATCCGGAAAGCTACCGTTCCCAATTTACGTTTATCCCGGAAACACCGATTTTATATGAAGAGCTCACGCTGAAGGAACATTTGGAACTGACCGCGATGGCCTATGGATTATCGAAAGAAACATTTGAAAAAAGGCTTCCGCCGCTGCTGAAGGAGTTCAGGATGGAGAAGCGTCTCAAATGGTTTCCGGCCCATTTTTCCAAAGGGATGAAGCAGAAGGTCATGATTATGTGCGCCTTTTTGGTGGAGCCTGACCTTTATATTATCGATGAGCCTTTTCTCGGCCTTGATCCGCTGGCGATCAACGCTCTCCTTGAACGGATGAATGAAGCAAAGAAAAACGGTTCGGCCGTTTTGATGTCGACGCATATTTTAGCCACCGCAGAACGGTATTGTGATTCTTTTATTATTTTACATAACGGCGAAGTGCGGGCTAAGGGTACGCTTGAAGAGCTGAGAGAGCAGTTTTCCATGAAAGAGGCGAGCCTTGACGATCTGTATGTTGAACTGACGAAGGAAGAGAGCTATGAATAGCATTCGCGCGATTTGG is a window encoding:
- a CDS encoding ABC transporter ATP-binding protein, which produces MSLLTVKDLTGGYTRNPVLRNISFSIEREQIVGLIGLNGAGKSTTIRHIIGLMEPHKGSVELNGKTFMEDPESYRSQFTFIPETPILYEELTLKEHLELTAMAYGLSKETFEKRLPPLLKEFRMEKRLKWFPAHFSKGMKQKVMIMCAFLVEPDLYIIDEPFLGLDPLAINALLERMNEAKKNGSAVLMSTHILATAERYCDSFIILHNGEVRAKGTLEELREQFSMKEASLDDLYVELTKEESYE